The Mycolicibacterium flavescens genomic interval TCTGACAACGGTTTCGCCTCGGCGGGGTCACCCCAGGCGTTCCACTTCATCGGGGGCAGGAGAGCGGTCGAGTGAGCATCCGGACGCGTCATGCGTTACAGTATTACATATGTCGTCAATCCGTAACGATGAGTCGACGGTCGAGGCGCGCATCATCGATGCCGCGGCGGCCTGCGTGCTCGCGGTGGGGGTCAAGCGGGTCACGCTGACCGACATCGCCCGGCGTGCGCGCATGAGCCGCCCGACCATCTATCGCAGGTGGTCCGATACGAACGGGGTCCTCGCGGCGCTGATGACCGAGCGCATCGCAGGTGTGCTGGACAAAGTGCCCGACAGCGGTTCCGACCGCAGAGCGCTGGTGCAGCGGGTCGTCGACGTGGCCCGGCATCTGCGGAACGACGAGATCATCATGTCGGTGCTGCGGGATGCACCGGAATTCGCGATGGTCTACATCGCCAACCGGCTCGGGACCAGCCAGATGATCCTCATCGACGCGTTGACCCACGCCATCAAGCTCGCCCAGGACGACGGCAGCGTACGTGCCGGTGATGCGCGCCAGCTGGCCGCGATGTGCCTGCTGATCACCCAGTCGGCGATCCAGTCCGCGCAGATGGTCGAGAAGCTGTTGGACACCGATGCGCTCGACGCCGAGTTGGCGCACGCCCTCGACGGGTATCTGGCACCGTGACCGGCTCGACGGCTCTGAATTCCGCGCGCCGCAGCGCCGAACTGGCGGCGCTGGCCGACGGCGAGCGCGTCGACGTCATCGTCATCGGCGGCGGCATCACCGGAACGGGCATCGCGCTGGACGCGGCGACCCGCGGTCTGAGCGTCGTGCTGGTGGAGAAGCACGACCTGGCGTTCGGCACCAGCCGGTGGAGCTCCAAGCTGGTTCACGGCGGGCTGCGATATCTGGCGACAGGCAACGTCGGCATCGCCCGTCGCAGCGCGGTCGAACGCGGAATCCTGATGACGCGCAACGCACCTCACTTGGTCTCGGCGATGCCGCAGCTGGTTCCGCTGCTTCCGTCCATGAACACCGCGTCGCGGGCGCTGGTGCGTTTCGGCTTCGCCGCGGGCGATGGCCTCCGCAAGCTGGCGGGCACGCCGGCCTCTGTGCTGCCCCGCTCCCGGCGGGTCGACGCGCGCCGGGCCGTTGAGCTGGCGCCGACCGTGCGCCGCGACGGTCTCGACGGCGCGTTCCTGGCGTATGACGGGCAGTTGATCGACGACGCCCGCCTGGTCACCGCGGTGGCGCGAACGGCGGCCCAGCACGGTGCCCGGGTGTTGACGCGGGTGGCGGCGTCGCACGCGACCGGCACCTCGGTGCGGCTGACCGATCAGCTCACCGGCGAGTCATTCGACGTCGCCGCGCGGGCGGTGATCAACGCCTCCGGGGTGTGGGCGGGCGAGGTGGATTCCTCGATCAAGCTGCGGCCCAGCCGCGGAACGCATCTGGTGTTCGACGCTGCGGTATTCGGCAATCCGGTTGCAGCGCTGACTATTCCGATACCCGGCGAGATCAACCGCTTCGTGTTCGC includes:
- a CDS encoding transcriptional regulator → MSSIRNDESTVEARIIDAAAACVLAVGVKRVTLTDIARRARMSRPTIYRRWSDTNGVLAALMTERIAGVLDKVPDSGSDRRALVQRVVDVARHLRNDEIIMSVLRDAPEFAMVYIANRLGTSQMILIDALTHAIKLAQDDGSVRAGDARQLAAMCLLITQSAIQSAQMVEKLLDTDALDAELAHALDGYLAP
- the glpD_1 gene encoding glycerol-3-phosphate dehydrogenase — translated: MTGSTALNSARRSAELAALADGERVDVIVIGGGITGTGIALDAATRGLSVVLVEKHDLAFGTSRWSSKLVHGGLRYLATGNVGIARRSAVERGILMTRNAPHLVSAMPQLVPLLPSMNTASRALVRFGFAAGDGLRKLAGTPASVLPRSRRVDARRAVELAPTVRRDGLDGAFLAYDGQLIDDARLVTAVARTAAQHGARVLTRVAASHATGTSVRLTDQLTGESFDVAARAVINASGVWAGEVDSSIKLRPSRGTHLVFDAAVFGNPVAALTIPIPGEINRFVFAMPEQLGRVYLGLTDEDAPGPVPDVPEPAPEEVSFLLDTVNTALDVALSPSDVIGAYAGLRPLIDTGAGRTADVSREHAVVESPSGVISVIGGKLTEYRFMAEDVLDRAIEWRGLTATDCRTRNLPLVGAPSNPVATLRHPTEMPGSLVARFGAEAPNVIAAAACERPTEAVAEGIDVIRAEFEYAVTHEGALTVDDIVDRRTRIGLVEADRERVLAVGDEFLVSARER